One part of the Mycobacterium marinum genome encodes these proteins:
- a CDS encoding GNAT family N-acetyltransferase has translation MDGMAEVTGAWVGELAGMDIFAGCAAQDLMPLAARLAPLRAVAGQILMRQGEQAVSFLLISSGSAEVIHVGDDGVVIVEQALPGMIVGEIALLRNVPRTATVTTVEPLTGWIGGTDAFDLMVHIPGIMDRLVRTVRQRLAAFITPIPVPLRDGTQLMLRPVLPGDSERTVHGHVHFSSETIYRRFMSARVPDLAMMHYLSEVDYVDHFVWVMVDGSDPVADARFIRDSVDPAVAEIAFTVADAYQGKGIGSFLIGALAVAARVDGVARFSARMLADNLPMRTIMDRHGAVWQREDVGVITTVIDVPGPRDLGFGREMAGQIRRVARQVIEAVS, from the coding sequence TTGGACGGGATGGCCGAAGTGACCGGCGCGTGGGTAGGAGAACTCGCGGGCATGGACATCTTTGCCGGATGCGCGGCGCAGGACCTCATGCCCTTGGCGGCCCGCCTTGCGCCGCTGCGGGCGGTGGCCGGGCAGATCCTGATGCGCCAGGGTGAGCAGGCGGTCTCATTCCTGCTCATCTCGTCGGGCAGCGCCGAGGTCATCCACGTTGGCGACGACGGCGTGGTGATCGTCGAGCAGGCGTTGCCAGGCATGATCGTCGGCGAAATCGCGCTGTTGCGTAACGTCCCGCGCACCGCGACCGTCACCACGGTCGAGCCGCTGACCGGCTGGATCGGCGGCACCGACGCCTTTGACCTGATGGTTCACATACCCGGCATCATGGATCGGTTGGTGCGCACCGTCCGCCAGCGATTGGCCGCCTTCATCACCCCGATCCCGGTGCCATTGCGCGATGGCACGCAGCTGATGTTGCGCCCAGTCCTGCCCGGCGACAGTGAACGCACCGTGCACGGGCACGTTCATTTCTCCAGCGAGACGATCTACCGGCGATTCATGTCGGCCCGGGTGCCCGATTTGGCGATGATGCACTACCTATCCGAGGTCGACTACGTGGACCACTTCGTCTGGGTGATGGTCGACGGCAGTGATCCGGTGGCCGACGCACGCTTCATCCGCGACAGCGTCGATCCGGCCGTTGCCGAGATCGCCTTCACCGTCGCCGACGCCTACCAGGGCAAGGGCATCGGCAGCTTTCTGATCGGCGCCCTAGCCGTCGCCGCCCGCGTCGACGGTGTGGCCAGGTTTTCCGCGCGGATGCTCGCCGACAACCTGCCGATGCGAACCATCATGGACCGCCACGGCGCGGTCTGGCAGCGCGAGGACGTCGGGGTCATCACCACGGTCATCGATGTGCCCGGCCCGCGCGATCTGGGCTTCGGGCGCGAGATGGCCGGCCAGATCAGGCGCGTCGCGCGCCAGGTGATCGAGGCGGTGAGCTGA
- a CDS encoding DUF5642 family protein, protein MRPLWIGLLAILLVGSCARSPAPVIVPVRSSPAARSAVINPANIKRVARELPPGYEVGSDVPEGAPPRALWHLGAGATATPARCATLADPGDGRDQFAQGVSGSGAGGIVNAVVVSVPLGPVIVDDSVVAECAQWTMSDGSTRANVELVEAPRIEGARTLGMVARVRTPVEAGTEIDSQTYTFTAYLGDYYAFTAVTTDPGSVLPPLPPQFAADLLVKTVAMLRS, encoded by the coding sequence ATGCGCCCGCTCTGGATCGGTCTGCTGGCCATCCTGCTGGTGGGCTCATGCGCGCGGTCCCCGGCGCCGGTGATCGTGCCGGTGCGATCCTCCCCGGCGGCGCGCTCCGCCGTCATCAACCCCGCCAACATCAAGCGGGTCGCCCGCGAACTGCCGCCCGGCTACGAAGTGGGCAGTGATGTCCCCGAAGGCGCGCCACCGCGCGCGCTCTGGCATCTGGGGGCCGGTGCGACCGCCACGCCGGCGCGATGCGCGACGCTTGCCGATCCGGGCGATGGGCGCGACCAGTTCGCCCAGGGGGTGTCCGGTTCGGGCGCCGGCGGCATCGTCAATGCGGTGGTGGTCTCGGTGCCGTTGGGCCCGGTGATCGTGGACGACAGCGTGGTCGCTGAGTGTGCGCAATGGACCATGTCCGACGGGAGCACCCGGGCCAACGTCGAGCTGGTCGAAGCTCCCCGCATCGAGGGCGCCCGAACGCTGGGCATGGTTGCCAGGGTTCGGACACCGGTGGAAGCCGGCACCGAAATCGACTCGCAGACATACACGTTCACCGCCTATCTGGGCGACTACTATGCGTTCACCGCAGTGACCACCGACCCGGGTTCGGTGCTGCCGCCGCTGCCGCCGCAGTTCGCCGCGGATCTGCTGGTCAAAACGGTGGCAATGTTACGAAGCTGA
- a CDS encoding PPE family protein: MIDFGALPPEINSARIYAGPGPGSLSAAAVSWASLAAELQTAASYYQSVVSGLTSGGWLGPASLSMASAFWPYVTWTSMVATQAGEAANQAALAVTAYETALAMTVPPPVVAANRVQLATLTATNFFGQNSPAIAATEAAYSEMWAQDALAMYDYAANSASACALTVLNSPPEVVNPAGAATQTTAVTQATAASGAQAAAVAGTDQLSLAGLVSAVPTMLGGLASPTSALTAATSSLLPELGTTPIYALPSYFMAAGTPLYAMSSILGMAQTAQGLANGAAAAVQGAAAGAASSGASALGSLGSGVVGGLGNAASLGPLSVPASWTSVIPTLNGGAISGLPNAGLDAANAAPTVLGAAPRGALAGAPRSPGPRYGVVPTIMSRPPSGGYA; encoded by the coding sequence GTGATTGATTTTGGCGCCCTGCCGCCGGAGATCAACTCCGCGCGGATCTACGCCGGGCCCGGCCCCGGATCGCTGTCGGCGGCCGCGGTGAGCTGGGCGAGCCTGGCCGCCGAATTGCAGACCGCCGCGAGTTATTACCAATCGGTGGTCTCGGGACTAACCAGTGGCGGCTGGTTGGGACCGGCATCGCTATCCATGGCGTCTGCGTTCTGGCCGTATGTGACGTGGACGTCCATGGTTGCCACCCAGGCCGGCGAGGCCGCCAACCAGGCCGCGCTGGCCGTGACAGCCTACGAAACCGCCCTGGCAATGACCGTGCCACCACCAGTGGTGGCCGCCAACCGGGTCCAGCTGGCAACACTGACCGCCACCAACTTCTTCGGCCAGAATTCGCCGGCAATCGCGGCCACCGAGGCCGCATACAGCGAGATGTGGGCGCAAGACGCGTTGGCGATGTATGACTACGCGGCAAACTCGGCAAGCGCGTGCGCGCTGACGGTGCTGAACTCGCCGCCGGAGGTCGTCAATCCGGCTGGGGCGGCCACCCAAACCACCGCGGTCACCCAGGCAACCGCCGCCTCGGGAGCCCAGGCCGCCGCGGTCGCGGGAACAGATCAATTGTCGCTGGCCGGATTGGTTTCCGCGGTTCCCACCATGCTCGGCGGGCTCGCATCACCCACCTCCGCGCTTACCGCGGCGACGTCGTCGCTACTCCCCGAACTCGGCACCACCCCGATCTACGCCCTGCCGAGCTATTTCATGGCGGCCGGCACCCCGCTTTATGCGATGTCGTCCATCCTGGGAATGGCACAGACCGCACAGGGCTTGGCGAACGGAGCTGCCGCGGCCGTGCAGGGGGCGGCGGCGGGGGCGGCCAGCTCGGGGGCGAGCGCGCTCGGATCGTTGGGATCGGGCGTGGTGGGCGGCCTGGGCAACGCCGCCTCACTGGGCCCGTTGTCGGTACCGGCCAGCTGGACCAGCGTCATCCCAACGCTGAACGGGGGCGCGATTTCCGGGCTACCCAACGCCGGGCTCGACGCCGCCAACGCGGCGCCAACAGTCCTTGGCGCGGCGCCGCGGGGCGCGTTGGCCGGCGCGCCCAGATCACCCGGGCCCCGATACGGCGTGGTCCCCACGATCATGTCGCGGCCGCCCTCTGGCGGGTACGCGTAA
- a CDS encoding class I SAM-dependent methyltransferase, whose product MSATPDPREVTRGLLTEPCDLRHGFLDVLGESTSSPVPTVAQRAMNSRFVATVYERLWRPTAFYLASGVTTRAEQHRAAAALHLSTAHRLLDVACGPGNFTAPLVKQLPAGSLAVGLDISEPMLTRAVLDNSGPQTCYVRGDARMLPFDDETFDAVCCFGALYLMPEPFRIAREMVRVLGPGGRIAILTTYSGQRAPIRHALDAAAGAIGLTMFDQDSFVDMFSSAGLVDIDQQTQRGLQFVVAAKPK is encoded by the coding sequence ATGAGTGCCACCCCAGATCCGCGCGAGGTGACCCGCGGCCTGCTCACCGAGCCCTGCGATCTACGGCACGGCTTCCTCGACGTGCTGGGTGAATCCACCAGTTCACCCGTTCCCACGGTTGCCCAACGGGCCATGAACAGTCGCTTCGTCGCGACCGTGTACGAGCGGTTATGGCGTCCGACGGCCTTCTACCTCGCCAGCGGCGTCACCACACGAGCCGAGCAACACCGGGCGGCGGCGGCGTTGCATCTGTCGACCGCCCACCGCCTACTCGACGTCGCCTGCGGCCCAGGAAATTTCACCGCCCCGTTGGTCAAGCAGCTGCCGGCCGGAAGCCTGGCGGTGGGGCTCGATATTTCCGAGCCGATGTTGACTCGGGCGGTGCTGGACAACAGCGGACCGCAGACCTGTTATGTGCGCGGCGACGCCCGCATGTTGCCGTTCGACGACGAAACGTTTGACGCTGTTTGCTGTTTCGGCGCGCTGTACCTGATGCCCGAGCCGTTCCGGATCGCCCGCGAGATGGTCCGGGTGCTAGGCCCCGGCGGCCGCATCGCGATTCTCACCACCTACTCCGGGCAGCGGGCACCGATCCGCCACGCGCTCGATGCCGCGGCCGGCGCTATCGGGCTCACCATGTTCGACCAGGACAGCTTCGTCGACATGTTCTCCTCAGCCGGTCTGGTCGACATCGACCAGCAGACCCAACGTGGGCTGCAGTTCGTGGTCGCCGCAAAGCCGAAGTAG
- a CDS encoding DUF4239 domain-containing protein has translation MINIPAWLLLVALVILVAGGAVLIQMIVRRRFPKLTQDAHNDATRFAYGVIGFVYAFFVGFMVSALWSQINNEDGQARSEGAAAIQLARDPTVFDTADRDRIRLALLQYERAAVTEWPIAASGSDYPQADSTLQDLYAAYQQVQPRDDTQKIFLAASFRNLEKMYQARVERVIQARTEEGPSWLLWSVILLTSGLVLGCSIVFGVEQPRIHYTLVATVGVLVAVNLFLLLELGHPFTGALATSPEPLRDVIHVLSPPSS, from the coding sequence GTGATCAACATCCCGGCATGGCTGCTGCTGGTCGCCCTGGTCATCCTGGTGGCGGGCGGGGCGGTGCTGATCCAGATGATCGTGCGGCGCCGGTTCCCGAAACTAACCCAGGACGCACACAACGATGCCACCCGATTCGCTTACGGCGTAATCGGATTCGTCTATGCCTTCTTTGTGGGATTCATGGTGTCGGCGCTCTGGAGTCAGATCAACAACGAGGATGGTCAGGCCCGCAGCGAGGGTGCGGCGGCGATCCAGCTGGCGCGAGACCCCACCGTTTTCGACACCGCCGACCGCGACCGGATCCGGCTCGCCCTGCTGCAGTACGAGCGCGCCGCCGTGACGGAATGGCCCATCGCCGCAAGCGGATCCGACTACCCGCAGGCGGACTCCACTCTGCAGGACCTCTATGCCGCCTACCAGCAGGTGCAACCGCGCGATGACACCCAAAAGATTTTTCTCGCCGCATCTTTCAGAAACCTGGAAAAGATGTACCAGGCTCGGGTGGAACGGGTGATTCAAGCTCGCACCGAGGAGGGGCCGTCCTGGCTGTTGTGGTCGGTCATCCTGCTGACCAGTGGGCTGGTGTTGGGCTGCTCGATCGTCTTCGGCGTCGAACAGCCCCGCATTCACTACACCTTGGTCGCTACCGTGGGGGTCCTGGTGGCGGTGAACCTGTTCTTGTTACTGGAGCTCGGCCATCCGTTCACCGGCGCGTTGGCGACTTCCCCTGAGCCGCTGCGCGACGTCATCCACGTGCTGTCGCCGCCCTCGTCGTAG
- a CDS encoding oligosaccharide flippase family protein, protein MTEPTVPSPVVPSVPVARLAQAFSIQLICRILGMLASVVSVMLTARYLGPGRYGQLTIAVAFIGMWASLVDLGIGRVIVRRVTSSPDDLERLVRIYNGLSLVYCIPLTLVAAGSGLLVYHDHEVRAMLVVLSCQLLIVTMLTRLEPVFLVTVRFTAVAVSDVVGRLATLGVISFLVASRADVIWFAVPQLIQTALQLLIQSRAASQRVRLRPILALREAADLLRESLFPMGVTVITVLYWRVDGVILSLLNTHSEVGVYGLASSIALNTLVLSVFFLKSTLSTATELYSRDLAAFAGFMRRSVELMYFLAVPIAVVGVLVAQPLIRLLGSQAFVSRGTPTLALLFIAVGLRFIATTLGEGLFASHSQRFWFWLSVATLTLNIVLNLALDGRLGAVGAGIALVCTELFNMTIASWWLHRQCGYHTPVLFLLRLSVPTAASVAVVLLLAGHHVIVVLAAAAVAYLAINAAIGPLTWSTMASLRPNAQPEQLTP, encoded by the coding sequence ATGACCGAACCGACGGTGCCCAGCCCGGTTGTGCCGTCCGTGCCGGTAGCACGTTTGGCGCAGGCGTTCTCGATCCAGCTCATCTGCCGGATACTCGGGATGCTGGCCTCGGTGGTCTCGGTGATGCTGACCGCGCGCTATCTCGGGCCCGGCCGTTACGGCCAGCTCACCATTGCGGTGGCGTTCATCGGAATGTGGGCGAGCCTGGTGGATCTCGGTATCGGCCGGGTCATCGTGCGCCGCGTCACCTCGTCCCCCGACGATCTGGAACGCCTGGTCCGGATCTACAACGGCCTGTCCCTGGTCTATTGCATTCCGCTGACCCTGGTGGCGGCGGGATCTGGATTGCTGGTGTATCACGACCACGAGGTGCGAGCCATGCTCGTGGTGCTCTCGTGCCAGCTGCTCATCGTGACGATGCTGACGCGACTGGAACCGGTGTTCCTGGTCACCGTGCGGTTCACCGCCGTGGCCGTCTCCGACGTCGTCGGCCGGTTGGCGACGCTGGGCGTGATCAGCTTTCTGGTGGCCAGCCGAGCCGATGTCATCTGGTTCGCGGTACCGCAACTCATTCAGACGGCGCTGCAGTTGCTGATCCAGAGCCGCGCCGCGTCCCAGCGGGTCCGGCTGCGCCCCATCCTCGCGCTGCGAGAGGCCGCAGATCTCTTGCGGGAGAGCCTTTTTCCAATGGGCGTCACGGTCATCACCGTGCTGTACTGGCGCGTTGACGGGGTGATCCTGTCCCTGCTGAACACCCATTCCGAGGTCGGCGTTTACGGGTTGGCCTCCTCGATCGCACTCAACACCCTGGTTTTGTCGGTGTTCTTCCTCAAGTCCACGCTCTCCACCGCGACCGAACTGTATTCCCGCGACCTGGCGGCATTCGCCGGCTTTATGCGCCGCAGCGTCGAGCTGATGTATTTCCTTGCCGTGCCGATCGCCGTGGTCGGCGTGCTGGTGGCGCAACCCCTGATCAGGCTGCTGGGCAGCCAGGCGTTCGTCAGCCGCGGTACGCCCACGCTGGCCTTGCTGTTCATCGCGGTGGGGCTACGCTTCATCGCTACCACCCTCGGCGAGGGTCTGTTCGCCAGCCATAGTCAGCGGTTCTGGTTCTGGCTGTCGGTCGCCACCCTCACACTCAACATCGTCCTCAATCTCGCCCTGGATGGGCGCTTGGGCGCCGTGGGAGCCGGCATCGCGCTGGTGTGTACCGAGTTGTTCAACATGACGATCGCCAGTTGGTGGCTGCATCGTCAGTGCGGCTACCACACACCGGTGCTGTTCTTGCTGCGGTTATCGGTCCCGACGGCGGCCAGCGTCGCGGTGGTCCTACTCCTGGCCGGTCATCACGTCATCGTCGTGCTGGCCGCCGCCGCAGTCGCCTATCTGGCCATCAACGCGGCCATCGGCCCGCTCACCTGGTCGACCATGGCCTCGTTACGGCCCAATGCGCAGCCCGAGCAGCTCACGCCATGA
- a CDS encoding DUF5642 family protein, whose amino-acid sequence MSKVALALGLVCLLVGCSHGAAPSMTADISRVTELKSSFGPDFKVSEIPPRAIDPQFFAARKLPDGLTFDPAICATAAVGPPLPPGLQGNMAAVTAEGNGNRFVVIAVETSQTLPTNDPGKECAKIAFSGAGVRGGIEVVEAPHIEGVHTLGVHRVLQALVDGSAHTGELYDFSAQFGDYQLNVIANPLVVPGQNVAPVDTHRARDLLVKAVQAVRH is encoded by the coding sequence ATGTCGAAGGTGGCGCTGGCGCTCGGATTGGTGTGCTTGCTTGTCGGGTGTTCGCACGGAGCCGCGCCTTCGATGACGGCCGACATCTCCCGAGTCACGGAGCTCAAGTCGAGTTTCGGACCGGACTTCAAAGTCAGCGAGATCCCGCCCCGGGCTATCGATCCACAGTTCTTTGCCGCCCGCAAATTGCCCGACGGACTGACCTTCGATCCGGCCATCTGCGCGACAGCGGCCGTGGGGCCACCGCTGCCACCCGGTTTGCAGGGCAATATGGCCGCTGTCACCGCCGAAGGCAATGGCAATCGATTCGTCGTCATCGCGGTGGAGACCTCGCAGACCCTGCCGACCAATGACCCGGGTAAGGAGTGCGCCAAGATCGCTTTCTCCGGTGCCGGGGTACGCGGCGGCATTGAGGTGGTCGAAGCCCCGCACATCGAGGGGGTGCACACACTCGGTGTGCATCGCGTGCTTCAGGCCCTGGTGGACGGATCGGCGCACACCGGCGAGCTTTACGATTTCTCCGCGCAATTCGGTGACTATCAGCTCAACGTCATCGCCAATCCGCTCGTCGTCCCGGGCCAGAACGTGGCGCCGGTAGACACCCACCGCGCCCGCGACCTACTCGTCAAAGCGGTGCAAGCGGTGCGTCATTGA
- a CDS encoding sugar transferase, which translates to MTSLLHGRTGDCPATPDPMGSPNRDTVRRWRLQYSRRLRITDSAIVFAAVMLAQYVRFGDSPNRSGYPGPVMTLFSVLFAALWLSCLAIFNTRSQHVIGVGIDEYRRISSASFWTFGAIAMVTLLAKIDLARGYLAVALPVGTIALLASRNGWRKYVGRKRARGQCQTIALAIGDRPGVSRLIHELVRNPRDGYSVVGVCIPGSGAPRGDVLQVEGRKVPILGDESHAVAAIDECGADTVVVTQTEQFGVHAIRNLIWQLETLDVDLVVSPGVMDIAQARLTLRPVAGFPLLHVEKPQYSGAQRFQKRAFDFCFALTALIAASPLLIAAAVAIKLTSKGPVCYRAERIGINGQPFTMLKLRTMVVGADSQIDGLVSLNEGAGGILFKMRDDPRVTRIGRILRRFSIDEIPQFINVVKRDMSVVGPRPPLSREVDSYDGDVRRRLLVKPGVTGIWQVSGRSQLSWEESVRLDLSYVDNWSMAGDLMIIAKTVKAVLASRGAY; encoded by the coding sequence GTGACCTCGTTGCTGCACGGGCGAACCGGTGATTGTCCGGCAACTCCGGATCCCATGGGCTCGCCCAATCGCGACACGGTGCGGCGCTGGCGGCTGCAGTATTCACGCCGTCTGCGCATCACCGACTCGGCGATCGTCTTCGCGGCGGTCATGCTCGCGCAATACGTGCGATTCGGCGATTCACCGAACAGATCGGGCTACCCGGGCCCGGTCATGACGCTGTTCTCGGTTCTGTTCGCGGCACTGTGGCTGTCGTGTCTGGCGATCTTCAACACGAGATCACAGCACGTCATCGGGGTGGGAATCGACGAATACCGCCGAATCAGCAGCGCATCATTCTGGACATTCGGGGCCATCGCAATGGTCACCCTGCTCGCCAAGATCGACCTGGCCCGCGGCTATCTGGCGGTCGCCCTGCCGGTCGGCACCATCGCATTGCTGGCGAGTCGCAACGGGTGGCGCAAGTATGTCGGCCGCAAACGCGCTCGGGGCCAATGCCAGACGATCGCACTGGCTATCGGTGACCGGCCAGGGGTTTCGCGCCTCATCCATGAACTGGTCCGCAATCCGCGCGACGGCTACTCCGTTGTCGGGGTCTGCATACCGGGTTCGGGGGCGCCGCGCGGCGACGTGCTGCAGGTCGAAGGCCGCAAAGTCCCGATCCTTGGTGACGAATCCCACGCCGTGGCGGCGATCGACGAATGCGGCGCAGACACGGTGGTGGTGACCCAGACCGAGCAGTTCGGCGTGCACGCGATCAGGAACCTGATCTGGCAGCTGGAGACACTGGACGTGGACCTGGTGGTGTCGCCGGGGGTGATGGACATCGCGCAGGCCCGGCTGACCCTGCGCCCCGTGGCCGGCTTCCCGCTGCTGCATGTCGAAAAACCGCAATACTCAGGGGCGCAACGGTTTCAGAAACGAGCCTTCGACTTCTGCTTCGCACTGACAGCTCTGATCGCCGCATCGCCACTGCTCATCGCCGCCGCCGTCGCTATCAAGCTGACCAGCAAGGGGCCGGTCTGCTACCGCGCCGAACGCATAGGCATCAATGGCCAGCCCTTCACCATGCTTAAACTTCGAACGATGGTGGTGGGTGCCGACAGCCAAATCGACGGCCTGGTTTCGCTGAATGAGGGCGCCGGCGGCATTCTGTTCAAGATGCGCGACGATCCGCGGGTCACACGGATCGGCCGAATCCTTCGCAGATTCAGCATCGATGAGATTCCGCAGTTCATCAACGTGGTCAAGCGGGACATGAGCGTGGTCGGGCCCCGGCCGCCGCTGAGTCGAGAAGTCGACAGCTACGACGGTGATGTCCGGCGGCGGCTGTTGGTGAAGCCGGGCGTTACCGGAATATGGCAGGTCAGCGGCCGGTCCCAACTCTCCTGGGAAGAATCGGTCCGGTTGGATCTGTCCTATGTCGACAACTGGTCGATGGCAGGTGATCTCATGATCATCGCCAAAACGGTGAAGGCCGTTCTGGCCAGCCGCGGCGCCTACTAG
- a CDS encoding WecB/TagA/CpsF family glycosyltransferase translates to MNQGIRSAPAVRMAVSGTIVERREFDEVLSIIASRLQSTSRGCLSVGSVNLDHLFHFRKIAAAPRGRLEWLLLADGMPIAWRGKLLTGEPWPRITGADLLPSLLELAERSGQRVGFFGGSAGTHRLLAESLATRHPALAIAGMWAPTAEDIESSSEHLAAAIRNARTDILIVSLGKPRQERWVDQYGCATGARVFLPCGGAIDFLAGATNRAPGWMQKAGLEWLYRLASEPRRLARRYLLQGPIALLRAARAQLIYYPHTYCGGPPSSDHVDIPASVRDTTQPEPATA, encoded by the coding sequence ATGAACCAGGGCATCCGGTCTGCGCCCGCTGTGCGAATGGCCGTCAGCGGCACCATCGTCGAGCGCCGCGAGTTCGATGAGGTGCTGTCGATCATCGCGTCACGCCTGCAATCCACCTCCCGGGGGTGCCTCTCGGTGGGCTCGGTGAATCTCGACCACCTGTTCCATTTCCGCAAAATCGCGGCCGCGCCCCGCGGTCGGCTGGAATGGCTGCTGCTGGCCGACGGCATGCCGATCGCATGGCGGGGCAAGCTGCTCACGGGCGAGCCATGGCCCCGGATCACCGGGGCCGACCTACTCCCCAGCCTGTTGGAGTTGGCCGAGCGCTCGGGTCAGCGCGTCGGCTTTTTTGGCGGCAGCGCCGGGACCCATCGGCTGCTCGCCGAGTCCTTGGCGACGCGGCACCCGGCGCTGGCAATTGCGGGCATGTGGGCGCCGACCGCCGAGGACATCGAATCATCGTCAGAACACCTGGCGGCCGCTATCCGCAACGCGCGCACCGACATCCTGATCGTCAGCTTGGGCAAACCTCGCCAGGAACGGTGGGTCGACCAGTACGGCTGCGCGACCGGGGCCCGGGTTTTCCTGCCGTGCGGCGGTGCCATTGATTTCCTGGCCGGCGCCACCAACCGAGCCCCCGGTTGGATGCAGAAAGCCGGCCTGGAATGGCTATACCGGTTGGCCAGCGAGCCCCGCCGGTTGGCCCGCCGTTATCTGTTGCAGGGCCCCATTGCCTTGCTCCGCGCGGCGCGCGCGCAGTTGATCTACTACCCCCACACCTACTGCGGGGGCCCGCCATCGAGTGATCATGTCGACATCCCAGCCTCCGTCCGCGACACCACCCAGCCCGAACCAGCGACTGCATAA